A region of Streptomyces cinnamoneus DNA encodes the following proteins:
- a CDS encoding NADPH-dependent FMN reductase → MTTATPSTDTGVVRVLAISGSVRAGSVNSAILRAGAALAGAEVKLELWDGLKAVEPFSEDDEAAPGAGVKALLAAIAEADALLIATPEYNGSVPGQLKNALDWASRPYGRSVLVGKTASVIGASPSGFGAKWAQADLRKILGACGAEVVGEELCVAQAHTVLGEDGLPTDEELRTALTTLVATLVEAARAAKAA, encoded by the coding sequence ATGACCACTGCCACCCCGTCCACGGACACCGGCGTCGTGCGCGTCCTCGCGATATCCGGCAGCGTGCGCGCCGGTTCCGTCAACTCCGCGATCCTGCGGGCCGGCGCCGCGCTGGCCGGCGCCGAGGTGAAGCTGGAGCTGTGGGACGGCCTCAAGGCCGTCGAGCCCTTCAGCGAGGACGACGAGGCCGCGCCGGGCGCCGGCGTGAAGGCGCTGCTCGCGGCGATCGCCGAGGCGGACGCCCTGCTGATCGCCACCCCGGAGTACAACGGCTCCGTCCCGGGCCAGCTCAAGAACGCCCTCGACTGGGCGTCGCGGCCGTACGGCCGATCGGTTCTGGTCGGCAAGACGGCCTCCGTCATCGGTGCCAGCCCGAGCGGTTTCGGCGCCAAGTGGGCGCAGGCCGACCTGCGCAAGATACTGGGTGCGTGCGGCGCGGAGGTCGTGGGCGAGGAACTGTGCGTCGCCCAGGCCCACACCGTGCTCGGCGAGGACGGCCTGCCCACCGACGAGGAGCTGCGCACCGCGCTGACCACGCTGGTCGCCACCCTGGTGGAGGCCGCGCGCGCCGCCAAGGCCGCCTGA
- a CDS encoding ABC transporter permease yields MTASASASVSPPRSRGRRPGALRIGLARGRVELLGIVREPMALFFTLCFPLFMMLMMGNVFQGDVADTGVPARQPLVAGMIGMGVMSSSFLSLAIGMAQDQSEGTLKRLWGTPAPYASYFIGKIVQVLVAVVLQTTVLLTVGVAAFDVRPPDTAGKWATLAWVVLLGTVACSMLGLLVGSLVRSGRAAPTVATAPFIVLQFISGVYFTLTSMPAWIQTAGALFPLKWVCQGIRSALLPDAFLAAEPAGSWEHAHTAMVLGAWTLAGFAAAVVAVRWQRRRDA; encoded by the coding sequence ATGACAGCCTCCGCTTCCGCCAGCGTCTCCCCGCCACGCTCCCGGGGCCGCCGCCCCGGCGCCCTGCGGATCGGTCTGGCCCGGGGCCGGGTGGAGCTGCTCGGCATCGTCCGGGAGCCCATGGCCCTGTTCTTCACGCTGTGTTTCCCGCTGTTCATGATGCTGATGATGGGCAACGTCTTCCAGGGCGACGTCGCGGACACGGGCGTGCCCGCCCGCCAGCCCCTGGTCGCCGGAATGATCGGCATGGGCGTGATGAGCTCCTCGTTCCTCAGCCTCGCGATCGGCATGGCCCAGGACCAGAGCGAGGGCACCCTCAAGCGCCTGTGGGGCACCCCCGCCCCGTACGCCTCCTACTTCATCGGCAAGATCGTCCAGGTGCTCGTCGCCGTGGTGCTCCAGACCACCGTGCTGCTGACCGTCGGTGTGGCCGCCTTCGACGTCCGGCCGCCGGACACGGCGGGCAAGTGGGCCACACTGGCCTGGGTCGTCCTGCTCGGCACCGTCGCCTGCTCGATGCTGGGGCTGCTGGTCGGGTCCCTGGTGCGTTCGGGCCGCGCGGCGCCGACCGTCGCCACGGCACCCTTCATCGTCCTGCAGTTCATCTCCGGCGTGTACTTCACCCTGACGTCCATGCCCGCCTGGATCCAGACGGCCGGCGCGCTCTTCCCCCTCAAGTGGGTGTGCCAGGGCATCCGGTCCGCGCTGCTGCCGGACGCGTTCCTGGCCGCCGAGCCGGCCGGCTCGTGGGAACACGCCCACACCGCCATGGTCCTGGGCGCCTGGACGCTGGCCGGGTTCGCCGCCGCGGTCGTCGCCGTCCGCTGGCAGCGCCGCCGGGACGCGTGA
- a CDS encoding PucR family transcriptional regulator gives MARCQAVTDDLTSQQETAPGEELSPAPGARALRLPLDDITAAGLLAAGRISEAGADPTAQLLWDDIARVVRHGTALCLKALAGAPLRPCDLAFLSERASAWMKSGLSMRAVLVGLRLTSQAVWARVARHADPGQLATLSSRFLVAVHKIHFAVSQGARPAGDPRQALAYALVHGRPVPPEARAAAGRAHAFTVVVVGSAEGVGAATGRRVGELLPCALRLTVNGALVLLLPCEEECAEGHHDAAVARIHRAAWPAGSEPFSGVVDCVPQEKVHEAVGVAREVLRIAEVIGRDPGSYRLIDVAMEYSVLHTPDATRAVGKLLEPLSAHSPDLLHTLRSFLSCGMDRRRTAGSLHVHPNTVDYRLRRIHELTTVSPTTPHGAQLLSAALAVAVLS, from the coding sequence ATGGCTCGATGTCAGGCTGTCACCGACGACCTCACGTCCCAACAGGAGACGGCACCCGGAGAGGAGCTCTCCCCGGCACCGGGGGCCCGGGCGCTCCGCCTCCCTCTCGACGACATCACCGCGGCCGGTCTGCTGGCCGCCGGCCGCATCAGCGAAGCGGGCGCCGATCCCACGGCACAGCTGCTGTGGGACGACATCGCCCGGGTCGTCCGGCACGGGACCGCCCTGTGCCTCAAGGCCCTCGCGGGCGCGCCGCTGCGCCCCTGCGACCTCGCCTTCCTGAGCGAGCGGGCGTCCGCCTGGATGAAGAGCGGGCTGTCGATGCGGGCCGTGCTCGTGGGGCTGCGGCTGACCTCGCAGGCCGTCTGGGCGCGGGTGGCCCGGCACGCCGATCCCGGGCAGCTGGCCACGCTGTCGAGCCGGTTCCTGGTCGCGGTCCACAAGATCCACTTCGCGGTCTCGCAGGGTGCCCGGCCTGCGGGGGACCCCCGCCAGGCTCTCGCGTACGCCCTGGTCCACGGCCGGCCCGTGCCCCCCGAGGCCCGGGCGGCGGCCGGGCGGGCGCACGCCTTCACCGTCGTGGTCGTCGGGAGCGCCGAGGGCGTGGGCGCCGCCACCGGGCGGCGCGTCGGGGAACTGCTGCCCTGTGCCCTGCGGCTGACCGTGAACGGCGCGCTCGTCCTGCTCCTGCCCTGCGAGGAGGAGTGCGCGGAGGGCCACCACGACGCGGCCGTCGCGCGCATCCACCGGGCCGCGTGGCCGGCCGGGTCCGAGCCCTTCAGCGGGGTCGTGGACTGCGTCCCGCAGGAGAAGGTCCACGAAGCCGTCGGTGTCGCGCGCGAGGTGCTGCGCATCGCCGAGGTGATCGGCCGGGACCCCGGCAGCTACCGCCTGATCGACGTGGCGATGGAGTACTCGGTCCTGCACACCCCGGACGCCACCCGGGCCGTCGGCAAGCTCCTGGAGCCGCTGTCCGCCCACAGCCCGGACCTGCTGCACACCCTGCGCAGCTTCCTCTCCTGCGGGATGGACCGCCGGCGCACCGCGGGCTCCCTGCACGTCCACCCGAACACGGTGGACTACCGCCTGCGCCGCATCCACGAGCTGACAACGGTGTCACCCACCACGCCGCACGGCGCCCAGTTGCTGAGCGCCGCGCTGGCGGTCGCCGTCCTGTCCTGA
- a CDS encoding thiopeptide-type bacteriocin biosynthesis protein yields MTTTAPDARTEAAGDRWTAWHLHLATHRPEHHDRLIHEVVAPVVADGGHQWFHIRYWNRGPHVRLRVADLGPGEADALERDLGRRLAAFLPGCPREVDAAAYAESSRHAAAFDRTDTASPGAFREPGVHRDRYVPETVRYGGAALLPLSHELFHRASRVALAAWPPPAGGGSRLTTGLQAMTAGLAALGGPEAVSRYLDRSLVMMTELHRASPVPVDRLVAAAERQAAAPAAAGIARALAAGRYAQVWEPWAGRLGEALAVWRAHGGGVVPPEAILASHLHMMANRLGVTPHQELQLVALLRSVLTRRQDAAVRHSTKGQDDE; encoded by the coding sequence ATGACGACGACGGCACCTGACGCGCGCACCGAGGCGGCCGGCGACCGGTGGACCGCCTGGCACCTGCATCTGGCCACCCACCGCCCCGAGCACCACGACCGGCTGATCCACGAGGTGGTCGCCCCGGTGGTGGCGGACGGCGGACACCAGTGGTTCCACATCCGCTACTGGAACCGCGGCCCCCATGTGCGGCTGCGCGTCGCGGACCTGGGGCCCGGGGAGGCCGACGCGCTGGAGCGGGACCTGGGCCGGCGACTGGCCGCGTTCCTGCCCGGCTGCCCGCGCGAGGTGGACGCCGCCGCGTACGCCGAGAGCAGCCGCCATGCCGCGGCCTTCGACCGCACCGACACCGCGAGCCCCGGCGCGTTCCGCGAACCGGGGGTCCACCGGGACCGGTACGTGCCCGAGACCGTCCGCTACGGCGGCGCGGCGCTGCTCCCGCTGTCCCACGAACTCTTCCACCGGGCCAGCCGGGTGGCGCTCGCCGCGTGGCCCCCGCCTGCGGGCGGGGGATCCCGGCTGACGACCGGGCTCCAGGCGATGACCGCGGGGCTGGCCGCCCTGGGCGGGCCCGAAGCGGTCTCGCGCTACCTCGACCGGTCCCTCGTGATGATGACGGAACTCCACCGGGCCTCCCCGGTCCCGGTCGACCGCCTCGTCGCCGCGGCCGAACGGCAGGCCGCCGCTCCGGCGGCCGCAGGCATCGCCCGGGCGCTCGCCGCCGGCCGGTACGCGCAGGTGTGGGAGCCGTGGGCGGGGCGGCTGGGCGAGGCGCTGGCGGTCTGGCGCGCGCACGGCGGGGGCGTCGTGCCGCCCGAGGCGATCCTCGCCTCGCACCTGCACATGATGGCCAACCGCCTCGGGGTGACGCCCCATCAGGAACTGCAACTCGTGGCGCTCCTGCGGAGCGTACTGACACGCCGTCAGGACGCCGCGGTCCGGCACAGCACGAAGGGACAAGACGATGAGTGA
- a CDS encoding TOMM precursor leader peptide-binding protein, translating to MTLTDPGPATAAPTAPGALLAPGVPADWPWPPACGDELVTVAGAFDEEWETAAHCRAVAEGRPWLSVRITAAEILVGPLWTPTAAVGCSGCAETRALAAVSDPLFFVTDRTLRTPASARGGNGAPPLLRTLLAAYGELLRTEPLAPGELLALSTDRGVRRHRVHRSIDCTVCGDPAPTPQDAETLPPVPPEPVALCSRPSSAAVPTRGDDGPDLRREAMRENLVDHRFGPVTQMFRDDNAPFAMTGAVLGGARFPGFGRGCSFDATEPVAVLEAYERFGGYPHQASLVRGRSHRELGDLALDPDRLGRYTERQLASPISRVLARTADTPMDWAWGHRLAGGEPLLVPADVAFYQYGYPEPGGRPDMAFQRARRPDSGGRASTRANYFLESSSGCALGGSREEAALHSLFELAERDAILMAWHAQQPLAHLDHAEVRADPEARHLMDLIEAADYDIHLLVTTSDLALPSVWALAVHRRRALPASFTAAGAGPDPMTAVRAGLWEISQLVGHGLNWDPDDVAPMLDDPWKVDMLVDHHRLYGFPETLPRVEKVLGGPRLTLAEAFPGWPGVFAEAAAGDVRGALEFMAGHFAAAGLDEIVIVDQTTREHADLGLASVKAVVPGIVAMSFGHAQQRLAGLPRFATRTAGAGVPCDEELLPLDPHPFP from the coding sequence ATGACCCTCACCGACCCGGGCCCGGCCACCGCCGCCCCGACGGCACCCGGCGCCCTCCTCGCGCCCGGCGTCCCGGCCGACTGGCCCTGGCCCCCCGCGTGCGGTGACGAACTCGTCACCGTGGCGGGCGCGTTCGACGAGGAGTGGGAGACCGCGGCCCACTGCCGCGCGGTCGCCGAGGGACGCCCCTGGCTGAGCGTGCGGATCACGGCCGCCGAGATCCTCGTCGGCCCGCTGTGGACCCCCACAGCAGCCGTCGGCTGCTCCGGCTGCGCCGAGACGCGTGCCCTCGCCGCCGTCTCCGACCCGCTGTTCTTCGTGACGGACCGCACGCTGCGCACACCGGCCTCGGCCCGCGGCGGCAACGGCGCCCCACCGCTGCTGCGCACGCTCCTGGCCGCCTACGGCGAACTGCTGCGCACCGAACCGCTCGCCCCCGGCGAACTGCTCGCCCTCTCCACCGACCGGGGCGTCCGCCGCCACCGCGTCCACCGCAGCATCGACTGCACCGTCTGCGGCGACCCCGCCCCCACCCCGCAGGACGCCGAGACGCTGCCACCCGTACCGCCCGAGCCCGTCGCCCTGTGCTCGCGGCCCTCCTCGGCGGCCGTCCCCACCCGCGGGGACGACGGCCCCGACCTGCGGCGCGAAGCCATGCGGGAGAACCTCGTGGACCACCGGTTCGGCCCCGTGACCCAGATGTTCCGCGACGACAACGCCCCGTTCGCCATGACCGGCGCCGTCCTCGGCGGCGCCCGCTTCCCCGGCTTCGGGCGCGGCTGCTCCTTCGACGCCACCGAGCCCGTGGCCGTCCTCGAGGCGTACGAGCGCTTCGGCGGCTACCCCCACCAGGCGTCCCTCGTGCGCGGCCGGAGCCACCGGGAGCTGGGCGACCTCGCCCTGGACCCGGACCGGCTGGGGCGTTACACCGAACGCCAGCTCGCCTCGCCGATCAGCCGGGTCCTGGCCCGCACCGCCGACACCCCCATGGACTGGGCCTGGGGCCACCGCCTCGCCGGCGGCGAGCCCCTCCTCGTGCCGGCCGACGTCGCCTTCTACCAGTACGGCTACCCGGAGCCGGGCGGCCGGCCGGACATGGCCTTCCAGCGCGCCCGCCGCCCCGACTCGGGCGGCCGCGCCTCGACGCGTGCCAACTACTTCCTGGAGTCCTCCAGCGGCTGCGCCCTCGGCGGCAGCCGGGAGGAGGCCGCGCTGCACTCCCTGTTCGAACTGGCCGAGCGCGACGCCATCCTGATGGCCTGGCACGCCCAGCAGCCCCTGGCCCACCTCGACCACGCCGAGGTCCGGGCCGACCCCGAGGCCCGGCACCTCATGGACCTCATCGAGGCCGCCGACTACGACATCCACCTGCTGGTCACCACCTCCGACCTGGCCCTGCCCTCGGTCTGGGCGCTGGCCGTGCACCGGCGGCGCGCCCTGCCCGCCAGCTTCACGGCCGCCGGAGCCGGACCCGACCCCATGACGGCCGTCCGCGCCGGGCTCTGGGAGATCAGCCAGCTCGTGGGCCACGGCCTCAACTGGGACCCCGACGACGTGGCGCCCATGCTGGACGACCCGTGGAAGGTGGACATGCTGGTGGACCACCACCGGCTGTACGGCTTCCCGGAGACGCTGCCGCGCGTCGAGAAGGTGCTCGGCGGCCCCCGGCTCACCCTGGCCGAGGCGTTCCCGGGGTGGCCCGGCGTCTTCGCCGAGGCCGCGGCCGGCGACGTGCGCGGCGCGCTGGAGTTCATGGCAGGCCACTTCGCGGCCGCCGGGCTCGACGAGATCGTCATCGTCGACCAGACCACCCGCGAACACGCCGACCTGGGGCTCGCCTCGGTCAAGGCCGTGGTCCCCGGCATCGTCGCGATGTCCTTCGGCCACGCCCAGCAGCGCCTGGCGGGCCTGCCCCGCTTCGCGACGAGGACGGCCGGCGCCGGTGTGCCCTGCGACGAGGAACTCCTGCCCCTCGACCCGCACCCCTTCCCCTGA
- a CDS encoding methyltransferase — MNRFTTPRGDLELARFPEDPRDPLRAWDSADEYLLRHLAGTDGGEPVDLSGSVVVLGDRWGALTTALAGDRPVQITDSFLGQEATRANLARNGVDAGAVRLLSTRDTPPDRVDVLLVRVPKSLALLEDQLHRLAPGVHEGTVVIGTGRVTEIHTSTLQLFERILGPTRTSLAVKKSRLIFCTPDPGIARRPSPWPRSYELGADAGAAAGMTVTNHAGIFCAERLDIGTRFFLGHLPRSGGGRVVDLGCGNGVVGTAAALADPGAELVFVDESFQAVASAEATFRANAGADAKVEFLVGDGLAAVPAGSVDLVLNNPPFHSHQATTDTTAWRMFTGSRRALAPGGELWVVGNRHLGYHVKLRRLFGNCEVVASDPKFVVLRSVRT, encoded by the coding sequence ATGAACCGCTTCACGACGCCCCGGGGCGACCTCGAACTCGCCCGTTTCCCCGAAGACCCCCGCGACCCCCTGCGTGCCTGGGACAGCGCCGACGAATACCTGCTGCGGCACCTCGCGGGGACCGACGGCGGTGAACCGGTGGACCTGTCGGGCAGCGTGGTCGTGCTGGGCGACCGGTGGGGAGCGCTGACCACGGCGCTCGCCGGCGACAGGCCCGTGCAGATCACCGACTCCTTCCTCGGCCAGGAGGCCACCCGGGCCAACCTCGCGCGGAACGGCGTCGACGCGGGCGCGGTGCGGCTGCTCTCGACCAGGGACACCCCGCCGGACCGCGTCGACGTGCTGCTCGTCCGCGTGCCCAAGAGCCTCGCGCTCCTGGAGGACCAGCTGCACCGCCTCGCGCCGGGCGTGCACGAGGGCACCGTCGTCATCGGCACCGGCCGCGTGACCGAGATCCACACCTCCACGCTGCAGCTCTTCGAGCGGATCCTCGGGCCTACCCGGACCTCGCTGGCCGTGAAGAAGTCGCGGCTCATCTTCTGTACCCCGGACCCGGGGATCGCCCGGCGGCCCAGCCCCTGGCCGCGCAGCTACGAGCTGGGCGCCGACGCCGGCGCGGCCGCGGGGATGACCGTCACCAACCACGCGGGCATCTTCTGCGCCGAGCGCCTCGACATCGGCACCCGCTTCTTCCTGGGCCACCTGCCGCGGAGCGGGGGCGGGCGCGTCGTCGACCTCGGCTGTGGCAACGGCGTGGTCGGTACGGCCGCGGCGCTGGCCGACCCCGGCGCGGAGCTGGTGTTCGTCGACGAGTCCTTCCAGGCGGTCGCCTCGGCGGAGGCCACCTTCCGGGCCAACGCCGGCGCGGACGCGAAGGTCGAGTTCCTCGTGGGCGACGGCCTGGCGGCCGTACCGGCGGGATCGGTGGACCTCGTCCTGAACAACCCCCCGTTCCACTCCCACCAGGCCACCACCGACACGACGGCCTGGCGCATGTTCACCGGCTCGCGCCGGGCGCTCGCACCCGGCGGCGAGCTGTGGGTGGTCGGCAACCGGCACCTGGGCTACCACGTCAAGCTGCGGCGGCTGTTCGGCAACTGCGAGGTCGTCGCCTCCGACCCGAAGTTCGTCGTCCTGCGGTCCGTCCGAACCTGA
- a CDS encoding L,D-transpeptidase family protein, whose product MHVGPGRRPALLISALLGSLALTACGGSGGGSDAGPEAKVAVTPAGGGEAKLGSPISVKASDGRLTAVEVKDDKGQKIEGRLAEDGSSWTSNGKVKPKTTYTVHTTAKGGDKGKGKESSSTATFTTQQAEKVNKLTNTPANGDTVGTGMPVSILFDHAVAKDKRAEVEKAMQVTSEPKVEGAWGWVTDYSGQDRLDWRPKTFWPAGTKVSVKGALGGLESGEGRWFSRDYDFGFTVGADRKAVIDVPGHTLTMYENGKPVGDIKGSAGSPQDPTRGGIHTVRGKNAAETMDSATIGHGNEWMLDSKWVTYLTASGTFLHSAPWNKSIGVENNSHGCFGMTTADAKRAYDFLPIGATVEVKGTSSTKKTDVGNGLEVWQETWEQWQKRTALK is encoded by the coding sequence GTGCACGTCGGACCGGGCCGTCGCCCCGCCCTGCTCATATCCGCCCTCTTGGGCTCGCTGGCCCTGACCGCGTGCGGCGGCTCCGGCGGCGGGTCCGACGCCGGACCGGAGGCCAAGGTCGCCGTGACCCCCGCCGGCGGTGGCGAGGCCAAGCTCGGTTCCCCCATATCCGTCAAGGCCAGCGACGGGCGGCTGACCGCCGTCGAGGTCAAGGACGACAAGGGCCAGAAGATCGAGGGGCGGCTGGCCGAGGACGGCTCCTCGTGGACGTCGAACGGCAAGGTCAAGCCCAAGACGACGTACACCGTGCACACCACCGCCAAGGGCGGCGACAAGGGCAAGGGCAAGGAGTCCTCCTCCACCGCGACCTTCACCACGCAGCAGGCCGAGAAGGTCAACAAGCTCACCAACACCCCCGCCAACGGCGACACGGTCGGCACCGGCATGCCGGTCTCGATCCTCTTCGACCACGCCGTCGCGAAGGACAAGCGCGCCGAGGTCGAGAAGGCGATGCAGGTCACCTCGGAGCCCAAGGTGGAGGGCGCCTGGGGCTGGGTGACCGACTACTCGGGCCAGGACCGGCTCGACTGGCGGCCCAAGACCTTCTGGCCCGCCGGCACCAAGGTCTCCGTCAAGGGCGCGCTGGGGGGCCTCGAATCGGGTGAGGGCCGCTGGTTCTCGCGCGACTACGACTTCGGCTTCACCGTCGGCGCCGACCGCAAGGCGGTCATCGACGTGCCGGGCCACACCCTGACGATGTACGAGAACGGCAAGCCCGTCGGCGACATCAAGGGCTCCGCCGGCTCGCCGCAGGACCCCACCCGCGGCGGCATCCACACCGTGCGCGGGAAGAACGCGGCCGAGACGATGGACTCCGCGACCATCGGCCACGGCAACGAATGGATGCTGGACTCGAAGTGGGTGACCTACCTGACCGCTTCGGGCACCTTCCTGCACTCCGCCCCCTGGAACAAGTCCATCGGCGTGGAGAACAACAGCCACGGCTGCTTCGGCATGACCACCGCCGACGCCAAGCGGGCCTACGACTTCCTGCCCATCGGCGCCACCGTCGAGGTCAAGGGCACCTCCAGCACCAAGAAGACCGACGTCGGCAACGGTCTGGAGGTCTGGCAGGAGACCTGGGAGCAGTGGCAGAAGCGCACCGCGCTGAAGTGA
- a CDS encoding ABC transporter ATP-binding protein encodes MSDGSAVRVRDLRKAYGHRTVLDGVDLDVGRGEVVAVLGPNGAGKTTLTEILEGYRGRDGGEVTVLGEDPGTAGPDWRDRIGIVLQGNGDLAHLTPREAFRHFAGYYSTPRDPDELLAVVGLVEQAGKRIGKLSGGQRRRVDVGLSMLGDPELIFLDEPTTGFDPEARRRFWDTVRSLRASGTSVLLTTHYLDEAEALADQVAVLAHGRVVAAAPPAELGGAGRRRPVVHWRENGTPRQETTDDPSAVVQRLTRELGGSVPDLRVESPSLEDVYLDMISDDRSEPSA; translated from the coding sequence ATGAGTGACGGGTCGGCCGTCCGGGTCCGGGACCTGCGCAAGGCCTACGGGCACAGAACCGTCCTGGACGGCGTCGACCTGGACGTCGGCCGGGGAGAGGTGGTCGCGGTCCTCGGGCCGAACGGCGCGGGCAAGACCACCCTGACCGAGATCCTCGAGGGCTACCGCGGCAGGGACGGCGGGGAGGTCACGGTCCTCGGCGAGGACCCGGGCACCGCCGGCCCCGACTGGCGGGACCGCATCGGCATCGTCCTCCAGGGCAACGGCGACCTGGCGCACCTGACGCCGCGCGAGGCGTTCCGCCACTTCGCCGGCTACTACAGCACCCCGCGCGACCCCGACGAACTGCTGGCGGTCGTCGGCCTCGTGGAACAGGCCGGCAAACGCATCGGCAAGCTCTCCGGCGGACAGCGGCGCCGGGTGGACGTCGGCCTGAGCATGCTCGGCGACCCCGAGCTCATCTTCCTCGACGAGCCCACCACCGGCTTCGACCCCGAGGCGCGGCGCCGTTTCTGGGACACCGTCCGCTCCCTGCGCGCCAGCGGTACGAGCGTCCTGCTGACGACGCACTACCTCGACGAGGCCGAGGCCCTGGCGGACCAGGTCGCCGTCCTCGCGCACGGGCGCGTCGTCGCGGCGGCCCCGCCCGCCGAGCTGGGCGGCGCCGGCCGCAGGCGCCCGGTGGTGCACTGGCGTGAGAACGGCACGCCCCGGCAGGAGACGACGGACGACCCCTCGGCCGTCGTGCAGCGGCTCACCCGCGAACTGGGCGGCTCGGTACCGGACCTGCGGGTGGAGAGTCCCTCCTTGGAAGACGTCTACCTCGACATGATCAGCGACGACCGATCGGAGCCCTCGGCATGA
- a CDS encoding SagB family peptide dehydrogenase, with translation MRRQAPEAGMRVRQRAGTRAHLEDDELVWAHPWGALRVRRPPRPLRTATGLITRAGAAGLEHARLAGEIGEPAAAAVLRALACCLTVSLCDAEGRPVIDAEPLHPGARWAEPVRADRTARWSRYASVRAEGGEVVAESPLGGHRITVHDGRLLAALPAAAAAGPVSALSWPPAVTAWLAASGLLAVADDDGSFPEDARETAAWSPQDLASWWCSRPGLHDRPVGATPASAAADAEGGPTPVESGSVGVLPLPRADITRLRDEDRTLTAVLEDRRSVREHGGEPLTAAAVGEFLDRCFGLRQAPDRAGRRAFPSAGAIEDLTVYLVVGRCTGVPPGVHRYDPGRHALVAVPPGPPGRDGGALLRGAARTAGVAAAPDLLVVLTSRVSRLAAKYAGLAYSLTLRNAGVLYQSMYLVGASMGLATCALGFTDSRLTAGALGLELPGEVPVGEFMIGSPGTGGAPAR, from the coding sequence ATGAGGCGACAGGCCCCGGAGGCCGGCATGCGGGTCCGGCAGCGCGCCGGGACGCGCGCACACCTGGAGGACGACGAGCTGGTCTGGGCCCACCCCTGGGGCGCTCTCCGCGTCCGGCGGCCGCCCCGCCCCCTGCGGACGGCCACCGGACTGATCACCCGGGCCGGTGCCGCCGGCCTCGAACACGCCCGGCTCGCGGGGGAGATCGGCGAGCCGGCCGCCGCAGCGGTCCTGCGGGCGCTCGCGTGCTGCCTCACCGTGTCGCTGTGCGACGCGGAGGGCCGTCCCGTCATCGACGCCGAGCCGCTGCACCCCGGCGCCCGGTGGGCCGAGCCGGTGCGCGCGGACCGTACGGCGCGCTGGTCGCGCTACGCGTCGGTACGTGCGGAGGGCGGCGAGGTCGTCGCCGAGTCCCCGCTCGGCGGGCACCGGATCACCGTCCACGACGGCCGGTTGCTCGCGGCCCTGCCCGCCGCCGCGGCCGCCGGACCGGTGTCCGCGCTGTCCTGGCCCCCGGCGGTGACCGCCTGGCTCGCGGCGTCGGGCCTGCTCGCCGTGGCGGACGACGACGGCTCGTTCCCCGAGGACGCGCGCGAAACCGCCGCCTGGAGCCCCCAGGACCTCGCGTCCTGGTGGTGCTCCCGGCCGGGCCTGCACGACCGGCCGGTCGGCGCCACGCCGGCGTCGGCCGCGGCCGACGCCGAAGGCGGTCCGACGCCCGTGGAGTCCGGCTCCGTCGGCGTGCTGCCGCTGCCGAGGGCCGACATCACCCGGCTCCGCGACGAGGACCGCACCCTCACCGCCGTCCTGGAGGACCGCCGGTCCGTGCGCGAACACGGCGGGGAACCGCTGACGGCCGCGGCGGTCGGCGAGTTCCTCGACCGCTGTTTCGGCCTGCGGCAGGCGCCGGACCGGGCCGGCCGGCGCGCCTTCCCCTCGGCCGGCGCCATCGAGGACCTGACCGTCTACCTGGTGGTGGGCCGGTGCACGGGCGTGCCGCCCGGGGTCCACCGCTACGACCCCGGCCGGCACGCCCTCGTGGCCGTGCCGCCCGGCCCGCCGGGCCGGGACGGCGGGGCGCTGCTGCGGGGCGCCGCCCGGACCGCCGGCGTGGCGGCGGCTCCCGACCTGCTGGTCGTCCTCACGTCCCGCGTGTCCCGGCTGGCGGCCAAGTACGCGGGACTGGCGTACTCGCTGACCCTGCGCAACGCCGGCGTCCTCTACCAGAGCATGTACCTGGTGGGCGCCTCGATGGGTCTCGCGACGTGCGCGCTCGGCTTCACCGACAGCCGTCTGACGGCCGGGGCGCTCGGCCTGGAGCTGCCCGGGGAGGTGCCCGTGGGCGAGTTCATGATCGGGTCACCGGGCACCGGGGGCGCCCCGGCCCGTTGA